Genomic window (Prionailurus bengalensis isolate Pbe53 chromosome E3, Fcat_Pben_1.1_paternal_pri, whole genome shotgun sequence):
GGGAAGGAAGGGTACAGAACCATTCCTGGGTGGGAATGGAGGACACAGGTTTTGGACGCCTAGAGCCCCAGTAGCCAGTGGCAGGAGCAAAAGGCAGTGCTGCAGTAAGGGCGGTCCCCTAATCTCCAGGACTGCAGACTCCTGCGCCTTTGCCTCCGACACAGTTCCACTCACATTTGCCTCACTTCGGTCGTCGCTTCCTTGGCAGTCAGCTCGGATTTGTAGAGACGCCCACACACTCCCCGCCCCTGCAACCCCAGCCCAAGggtggttggggtggggtggaggccaCCTCTCCCAGACTTCATTCCCACGGCCTGGTGTCCAGCGCTCCGGTCGCATGAGGGTTAACCTCGTGGGGGTGGGGACTCATGAGCGGTcggcaaagggagggaggggacaggaggcgACCCAAGGCGCGGGGAGCCGGCCGGCTGGCCTGGGTCAGGCCTCAGAGGCCGCTGGAGCCCCGTGTGTCGCAGGCCACCGGGCAACCACTGGGGTACACGCTGCGCGCTGCGAGGGGTCCACCGCAGATCCCAAGCCCCAAACTTCAAGTCGGAAGGGGTGAGACGCTGGGCATAAAGACAGGTGGCAACCTGTCTGGACGCTGCCCTACTCCCTGAGGACCGCCACCTCCACCCTACTGAATCTCAGCCCTTACTCCGGCCACTATATTGCCTTTGGCCCGTGATGAAGCGGGGAGGCGGTGGTCCCACGGCGGCCCCAGAGGCCGAGCTGGGCGACGTGCCCCTGGTACTGCCGCGGCCCAGGGCCTGTCCCGCTGACGTGCGGCTCTGCGGCCACCTTCGGAAGCAGAAGTCCCAGCGCCGCCGCTTCTTCGTGCTGCGCGCGGATCCGCCGAGCCTAGAGTGCTACGAGAGCGAGAAGAAGTTCCGCGCCGGCCGAGCGCCGCCCAAGCTCATCGTGAGCCTGGCGGGCGCCTGCACCATCAGCACGCGCGTGGACGCGCGCCAGCGCCACCTGATCCTCCTGTACACGCGTGACCGCAGCCTGGGCGTGGCGGCGGCCTGCGAGGCGGAGCAGCAGGCGTGGTACAGCGCCCTGCTTGAGGTGCGCGCGGCCGCGGGTGAGGCCCGACCCCTTGGCAGGTGGAGACGCGGCGGGGGGCTGGGAACCGGGGGTTGGGTGATCGCGGGTTTTGTTTATCCTAGGTTGTCCCAGCAAGTCTCGGATATGAAGTTCAAACATGAAGCGTTAACACCTCTTTAATTCTTGGGGCACAGTGACTCCAACCTCCGGACCCAGGAGCCCTTTGTGATCAGCCCACTATCTCTCCAGGTCCCAGCTTTCACGAGGACCCCAGGGCCTGGATCCTTGCTCCATTTCAGGACGTCTGGCCCGTGACGCTGCGGCCCAAGGGACTGGGGAGGACACGAGGCCTGGGCAGCGGCCGCTATCGCCTGTGCCTGGGTTCGGGGGTGCTGAGCTTGCTGCGGAAGCCCAAGGGCAGAGGCTCTCGGGACACCCAGGCTTCGCCGCCGCCGGCCCTGCGCCTGTCGCTGCTCAGCGTGCGCCGCTGCGGCCACGCAGACTCCCTCTTCTTCCTGGAACTCGGCCGCTCGGCGCCCACGGGCCCCGGGGAGCTGTGGCTACAGGCGCCGGATGCCGTGGTGGCCCAAAGCATTCACGAGACCGTACTGGCCGCCATGAAGCGACTCGGGGATGATGATGCCGGTGGCAGGACTGAGCCACTGCCAAGGGATCCCCCGACGAGCTCTtacagaccctctgtctcccaaCCTTATGCGACCCTGGCCTCGGCAGCCCAATCAAGCAGCCTGAGCCATCGCGGGAGCGTGggtgagaggaaggagaaagcaacCCCTGAGACCCTGGCGGCGCTGGCGACTGCAGCTTCGCACCCTGGGGAATTGGAGCCGGGCGGGGGCTACGCAGCCATGGGAGCTGGGAGCAACTACGAGGCCATGGGGGGTGGCCAAGCAGGTGGTTACATGGTGATGGCACCCCCGGGCCTTGCAGTGTTTGCCCATGCCCCTCCCCACGAGCAGCTCCAGGGGTGCGGGGGCAGTGAATACGTGCCCATGAGCCACTTTCTGCCAGGGTCCTTTTCCTTGAGCTCCCTGCCCGGTTCCTATACGCCCAGGCCCAGGAGGCCGGGACCTTCTTTCCAAGGCCCCCCTCCCGCCGTCGGAGAATGTTGGGGACCGACAGGGGCTCATCCCTGCTTGCAACCACCTTCAGAGCTAGCAGGAGAGTATGTGTGCATCAGGTACGTGGCCCCACACCACTTAGGAATGAGCACTGCCATACAAGACCCGGCCAAAAACCGCCTCAACTATGTAGACCTGGACCTGGTCCCTCCATTGGAGGCTCAAGGCGACACCCCGGGGTCCAGCATTCACCACCCACACAGCTATGCCCGCATCGACTTCCAGAACCTCAGGGAGGTTCGGGTGAGGAGACATAGGCAGCCCCCTCCAGTCTAGCTGACGgatggatggggaggaggagagagaaaacaggacaaATGCCTTCCTGCCAGCTCCCCTCAATTCCTCCCCTCACCCTTCCAAACCTGGAGGGGCTCTTAGGCaccgcctgcccccccccccacccgcccaggACCTGTGACTTGCAGAGCTCTGAGCTGCCCTTAGGCCTACTGCCCACTCTGCTCCGTCCAGATGTGGTGCCTGGGGAATCTTCAGGAAAAGGTTCCCCAAGAAGCTGGATTCTTTTAACGGAGAAAATTCTAGAGccaccctcccctcttcctgcccacaaACCCCCAGCAAAGCCCTGATCCTTTCTCTCCTGGCAGAGTTCCTGAAGCATCACTCCAGATTCCCAGGCTGGCTGACTTCTCTCACGTGGACCTGTTCCTCCCTACCTGCCTTGTGTCTCCTCCCAGCCAAAGAACTAATCCCCAGCCCCAGGGCTGAACTCCTAGGACCCCAAAGCAAGAGGGCTGAAAGCACCAGGTACCTTCCCTCTACTGCTTCCCAAAAGTGCTGTGCCACCCCCTTACTCCCTGATTTCCCTCTCTCAGCACCAGCCATGTGTTCACACAATCCTCCCTTCTATGGAGCCTGGCAGAGCTGATAAGACTTCTTGCTTCCAAATACTGTCTGGGGGACTGTACTGTGGATcccacacacaccctgccctATTAAAGGTGCCCTCCTTGGTCAGCCTGGAAAGGTCTTAGGTCCGTGGATTCCCCTGAGCTACTGTAGGGGTGACCAATGAGTAACAAGAATTTGAGGGGAGGGCAGCCTAAGTTGTGTAGAGGAAGAGACCCCATCCCTGTCTCCATGCCCCACTCTGCTACTCACTACAAAGAGCCTGTTTGCAAACCAACACTTTTATTGTCAACAGAAGCTGTCTAGGGGAGTAGGGGACCCATTCTGCACCCAGAAGGGGTATGTTCAATGTGTGTCTGGGGTTTGAGGGGCAGATGGGTCAGTGCAGTGAGAACAGCTGGGGCCACCACTGGGGTCTGGGTGATCAGATACAGGGTCTGGGGGGCCAGCAGGGGGCATGGGAGCCTCCAAAGCCACAGGTCTAGGAGGCCCCTGGCTCATCTGCAGGAGGCCAGTCAGGGCGATGAGCTCAGGCCCACTGAGCCAGGCAGTAGGGCAGCCAGGGGATGGGGTGCGGAGGACCCAGGGAGACATGATAGGAGGTGGGAGCAGCAGCTTCAGAGAGCCCATCACCTAGGAGACAGGAGGGTGGAGTGTCTCCTCCCAAGCCCTGCATGAAAAATAGGCGAGGCCAGGGCAGGAAGTGCACTCACCTGTTGAGAGGCCTCAGACAGATGCAGGGGAATACGCTGCCCACATGGCAGCAGAGGGTCTGAAACAAAGACATCTTCACAGCACATCACTGGGAACCCTGGAGAGGAGAAGCTGGGAGGGCAGCAGGCTGGGGTTCCCACATCGGCAAGGGCTGCACTGGTTCCCTGAGGAGCTCGTGCAGGGCCACTCCAGAGTCCCTGGGCCCAAGCAAAGTACCTGCATCCCTGGGCTCATGCTCTCCATTCTGATGTCCTGTTGCAGGGGCCAGGGACCTGAGGTCCCGGCCTGAGGCTGCCTCATACAGTGGCCACAATGAGGGATGACACAAGGTCCGGCCTGAGAAGGAGGTGCCAGGTGCACAGCTGGGCCCCTGTGAAGGGAGCTTGACAGAACACTGGAGCTTGGGCTCCCTCCGAaggcacccctgccccacccccaggacagAGCCACAGGCACTCCCAACTCACCCACACCAGCCGGGGTCCCGCTTTAGCCTTGTAGTTGGGATCCCATGGTGCTAACACGGTCATCCTTGAGGGGGCCACCTCCCAGGCCATCTGAGGGGAAAGGGctactggggcgggggggggggggggggggggggaacagagatTAAAACAGGCTCGGGAGTCGGTGGAAGGGTCCTGTGGGGTAAAGGCCGCAAGGCCTGAACCTACCTGGCGTTCCCGGGGAATGATCCgcagccaggcctgggggaggCCGGGACAGCAGCAGCTCTCTCTGGGTCCAGGAGGGCCTTCGGGACCGGGGCTGCGGGCTGGGAGCGGGAGGTACTGAGGTGCACCGGTCACAGCCTCCCCCGGTACTTCCTGGGCAGGGCCGAAGGTGCCTGGCGCATGGAGTCTGGGCACAGCCATTCTTCAGGGTCGGCAACGGAGATCTCCGCACACTGTGGGCCCCCTGTCGGACTTCCCTCCCGCCCAGCCCCTCACCTGTCCTGCGGGGGAGTTCCTGGCTCCTCCAGGGCTTCCTCTCCAAAGGTCGAGGTCTCCCCGGGGTCACTGCCAGCCGAGGAGCCATGTTCCTCGAGCGCCTGCTCTTTGCCCGCGTCCCACCGCCGAGGCGGCCCAGGCAACATGACGCCTCTGGCGGGGGAGGGCAGCGCAGGACAGCCGCTCCGTGCCCCGTGTCCGCACCGTCCGTGCCTCCCACCTCGCCCCTCGCAGCCCCACGCGGCCCCCTCACGGCCCAAACCTCCCGCAGCACCCCGCCCAGCTCGCGGGGCCTCGCGGCCACGCCGACGCCCAGCACGTTTCCGGACCACGTGGCGCGCGCTCCCGCCGGGATCCCACGGACGCCCCCTGGCGGCGGGGGTGGCTGGGCCCGCGCTTGGCAGCCGTTGGCTATGGAGGGGTGGCGCCCGGTGCGGGGAACTGCAGAACCCCAACATCAACGCGGAGGCGACCCTTTCCCCGCGAAGCACTGCTTTCGTTCacagacggacggacggacacacacacacacacacacacacacacacacacacacacacacaaaacctgagGGGCAGCCTAGAGGGCCCGACTTCTTTATTGCACTTGACACAAGACCCTTGGCCACACCCAGAGGCGGCCAGGCACCTTGCTGGACCGGGCCTGCTTCCAAACCCTCGGGAGGGCCGAGGGGCGCCCAAGGAACAGGGCCAGGCCCAAGGCCGCCCTCACCAGAGTCCTTGCTAGAAATCAGAAGCCAGGCACGGCTGTCTTCTCTGTTCCTGGGTTGCAGGCCAGGTCGGGGCTCTGCGCCCCTTCCTCAACCCTATGGCCTTTCCAGCAGTGCGTGGACGACAGCAGCGATGTAAGGGAGGCCCCTTCCTGGGGCCCCCTCCTCTTCCAGGATGTGATGGGGCTGGCACAGGGactcctggggggaggggcccgGGTTAAGTTCCCTATGTCACCCTGTTCTCTCGgcttccctgcccttcctgggaGCAGGGTGGGTGAAACCCCAAAGAAGCCTGGGCAAACAGGGCTGACGGGATGGCCCAGGTGGAGGCAGCAAAGTTCAGGGAAACCCTGGACATGGCTTGGGACAAATGAGATGCAAGGAAGTTGCCAGCAGGTAACAGAAGGGAGATGACACAGGGGGCCAAGGCTCAGGGGAGGAGAGACCTGTCATTTCCAGAGGGAAATGCTGGAGTAGGCAGGCTGGCACACAGAGCCCAAGGGGCACAGCCAGGACTGGGCCTGGCCACAGCAAGAGCagacgcaaacacacacacagaggtggcCATGGTCTGTACAATTTATACACAGAGACAGGGACCCAGCCTGGGCCCCTGCAACTCCTACAAATATAGAGTTCTCTCTACAAAATATAGATAATTTAGCTCCCCATAACAGTGGGGGGACCGGGGTGGAGGGGGACGGCACAAGGAAGAAGGTTGAGATCTACCCTctgagggagcagagggaagggcagggcctgGAGGGAATGAaggcaccatcagcatggagagGTGAGGGGCACGGGAAGGGGCTACAGGAGGgtggccagaggctgggggcccAGGGTCTGGGGGCACCAGAGTGGGGCCTCTGAGGTCAGTGTGTGTGAGGGGAGAGGGTTCACTAGTGTCTTTGGTAGGGGCTGAAGGCACCACTGGTAGGGATGGGGGTTGCACAGGAGTCTTATAAATAGAAAtaggtggagggggcaggggaaagggTGACTTCAGGTCCTAGGAACCCAGGAGCCGAGTGTAGACGACATAGAGCAGCAGCATGAGGACCACGTAGAAGAAGATGAAGCCGCCCAGACCAGAGGGgggccagaggggtgggggggccctgccccccacccgctTCACAGCCTCCAGGGTGGTCCACAGCCCCTGGGCGGTGCCCTGGAGGAGATCCGAGGGCGAGCAGAGGTCAGCCTGGGAAGGGAGAGTAGGACAGATGGACAAGGACAAAGAGCAGAcgtcagcagcagcagcaagacaatccctccccaccccctgccctcacGTGCCAAGGCCTGAGCCACACCAACATGCAGAGTGCAGGGCACGGAAGCATGCAGGGTAGGGAGGCGTGCAGGACTGGGACTTGTGGACGTGCTTTCTTCTGGGGAGCAGACACCCCTTTGGATGGAACCCTGCCATCCACACGGAGTGCTCAGCTGAGCCCAGGACATCGCCACTCTATAGTAGGGACTGGCCCTGGGTTCCTGAGAACACCGCCCCCATAcctcaggcacccccatttttcgGCAGGCTTCTAAGAAACTCTCCACATTTTTCCGAGACTTGAGAGCACTAAGTTTTGGCTGCAGGAGGgcgagagaggaaaaagaagagagtaagagaggCCCTGGCAGTCCTCTGCCCCATCCACTACTTCCCACCCTGGGACCCCACTGACCACAGCAGGCGAGGGCACATGGATGAAGGGCACGGAGCGGGGCCGCAGCTGGTTGGCCAGCTGACAGAGGATGACCCCATTGGCCAGAGCCTCCGCCAGGTCCTCAGGCAGGGGCCGCTGCAGCCGGGACTCCATTACCTAGGGGGCAGGAGGACGACAGGGGAGCAGTCAGGGTCAGAGGGGACTCCGGCCCACCCCTTCCATCCTCCTGAAGGCACCCACAGGGTGTGAAGtagcccctccccgcccccacagaTCCCACCTCTCTCACCTGGCGCAGCTGTGCCATCAGCTCCTTCTCGTCCAGAAGCTGAGGGGGTCGCCGAGGCCTCACGGCAGAGTCTGGTGAGGAAGGGcctggagaaaaaggaggaatgtGGGCTGTCTCTACCACCCACTGCCGACTTTCTGGCTGGGTCACCGTGTCTGGCACCCACATCTCCTGCCTTTGTACTTGTGGGGATTTTCAACACAAAGGGACAATAGACTGGAGAACTCCCAGGCCAGAAGGGGTGACCGCAGCCCAGGGGTTAGTGCTGGCTTAGCAATGGCGACAGGGGGAAACCCACCTGAGCCACTCTGAGAGGAAGAACGGAAGAGGAAGCTGTTTGGTCTCTGAATGGAGCCGAGCGGCCGGGGAGCAGGCACTGTCGCTGGGGGCCAGAGCCAGGGGGCAGGTGAGAAAGATACCCCCTGGAGTCCCATGCTTCCCTCAGACCACCAGGCCCCAGCCACCCCCTCACCTATACAGTCCCCCATCCTCTTCCCATAGTCCCTGTCCAACCTGGTCCAGCTGCaggaaggggctcctgggaggcaggggtgggggcaggggccgggggggCTCCCTGCCCCCCTGAAGCTCCCAGTTGGGTGGCACTGGACTTGGGCATGCCGCTGAGGACAGACACACAGCAAATTAGAGAGGGTCCAGGGAGGGTGTGCAGGGAGATGGCTCAGGGAGGTGGAGTCGGGGAGGACACATACTTGTAGGAGGCCTGAGTGGATGAGGCCGCAGGACCTCCGCCAGCAGCCCTGACCCCCAGCTTCACAAAACTGGAAAGCAAAGGAGATGTGGGGTCGGCAGTGCAGGCAGCGGACCTGCAAATCCCGAGGGACAGAGTAGCTCACGAGGGCTCATTTCCACAGCCCCCtagccccaccccgcccctgccctctgcccacacCTGTCCTTCCGGGGGGCTCCCCACGCTCcgctgtgctgctgctgctgctgctgctgccgccgctccCGCTCCTGCCATAACTGCAAAGTGTCCGGGCGTCGCCGCTCCTCACCAGCAGGCTCCTCCCGCCTGAGGGGTAGAGGCAGGACCAGTGAGGCAGAGCAGGGTCAGGAGAGGAGGGAAAGTGTAGGGTGACGGGGTAAAGGGAGGAGATGCCGGCTCAGGTGGCTCTGGGGTACCTGCTGTTTGgtgccttctctctgtcccctgccacAGGGCTTAATTCTGGTGGCCGGGGCTCCTGAAGAAAAAGCAGCAGAGGGGGTGAAGGAGGATCTGTTCCCCCAAGACTGTACCGGCTCCCTCCCTCCGCTCTCCTGTCCCACAGGGCACAGCACACTACCGAGCACAGGGACAGGGGCCGAGCACAGGGACAGGGGCCGGACCCTCACCTCAGCAGCACCTCGCTCCTCGTCCTCCCCAGGCACGTGGCTGTCAATGAAGTCAATCTGCTCAGGGTCTCCGTCAGCTGGAAAGGCCAGGGCACGTCAGCAAGCAGGGGGGAGCCTTCGGGGACCTGTCCATTACCCCAGTCCCCTTATCCCGACCCCATCACTCACCAGAGCCATCCTCCCTCCGCTCCCTGGGCCCTCGAGGCTCCCGGGCCAGCTCTGAAATTCGGAAGGACAACTCCGAAAATTCATCTGTTGACTTTAAATGCAGAAATGCAAAAATGGGAGTCAGCTGCTCAGCAATGCTGGGGGTTCATGGGGTTCAGGCCCTTGGGGTCTGCTGCTAAGCCAGCCCTTCCTTGGAAACTTGGACAAGGGAAGAAGACCACTCCAGCCACCAACTGTCACTCTGATATTCAGAGGCACCAAGCAAAGGGTCCTGGCTCAGGAGGTTCTCCCCGGGGGCTCAGACCCCCAACGTCCCTCAGAAAAGAGGCTCTTACCTCATTTCCAGACCACCTCTTGCTGCCGCTGTCAACACTGTGGAAGCCTGAGTCTAGCCCACCATCGTACCGACGTCCCGGAAATAAGTCCTCAGCAGGGCTAGTGCCAGCCAGGGAGAGCTAGTCAGTCCGATATCAGGCAGTGACCCCACTCATCTTCCCACCAACACCCGTGGAGTCCATGCGGCCAGGAAGGGGCAGCAAGTATCCAGGAGCGTCCTTTCTTCCCACTTAGAACTTACCAGGGACTGAAACTCGGGGGGCGGGAAGGGGCCAGGTCCCCCAATGCCGACCCCCCACGCCGCCCAGCCTCTGTTGACAAGTACTTAAAGATGTGAAGCTTCCCCTTCAAGCAGATCTAGGTATAAGGGGGCACAAGGTAGGggttaggggaagggaagggggctcCCCCAGATCCCGATTGGCTGCTAAAGGGATCCACCTCCCAACGCCTACCCACTCTCAGCTCTGTCTCCATGGTCTACCCCAAACCCACCCCTCACCTGAGCAGGTGGGCTTTGCAGGGGGTTGCTGTCCAGCAGAATGACCTGCAGGTGCCTGAGGCGGCAGAAGGAGACCGGGATGCGGGAGACACGGTTACAGGAGAAATCCAGGCGGACAAGAGGAAGATCCCCCAGCTCTGGGCGTGGGTGAGGGAAGAGTCAGGAGCCTGCCCAAGGGGGGGGAGGGTCTTGTGCTcacctcctctgccctctgctctggCCAGCTGGCCACCCTGGGGTCCACCACAGGATGCCCTGACTGGCTGAGAGCACTCCCCAGGAACAACCTACCTGGTTCCCTTCCTGCTCAAATATggccccctccaggcccccctCCCTTAGCTCCTATCCATCTTATgtgcttctctccttttccccacccTGCCCACTGCACACTTCAACCGTTGCTCCATCCCCAAGTGACCATCACAGACCCAAACCAAACTGTGACGTTGCACAGCTCAAAAATCTTCCATGACTTGCAGCCAAGGCTGCTAGGGGTGAGTGGCCTGTGCCCTGCACAAAGGACCCAGGCAGGAAGGGACTGCAATCCCACCTGAACTTCACTAGCTAAGCCCTTCCGGTCCCAGACAAGGCTGTGCCCACCCACAGGAAAGGGtgcctttttctatttctcaaacACGCACAGTTGGATTAGTGgtagccagagacacagaataaaAATCACCACTCCCTGGCCCAGCACGGTCAAGGTGTTCATGATCTGGCTCAGCCCACATTTCCCATCTCACTGCCCACCCTTACACCACATCAAACAATCCTCCAGCCCCTCGGCTTCTGCACCTTTCCACCTGCTGTTTGCTCAGCTGGGACAATGTCATTTTTGTGTCCATCTTTCAAGGTTCAGCTCAAGTGTTGCCTGCTCCACAAAATCTTTCCAGATACTTAGGTTAGAAttccctgctccttcctctgtgtccccagagcATTTTGCTAGGGTCTTTTTTATGGCCCAGAGAGCATCCTGATCAAATGCTTGTTTACACTGCTACTGactcagaaggaaagagagccaGTGTAGGAGTAAGGGGAGCTCAGAGAAAATGGGTGACCAGCTGACTCCCTCCCTTGTTCTTTAAGAACAAGATGAGCAAGGCTCGGGTCCTTCTCGCCTGGCCATGGCTTGCCTTTCTCACCACATCCTGCCAGACTGTGCTCCCTTCCACCCACATGCTTTGCCCCAGGATGCTTTGCCTGGgatgcagaaggaaggagaactTTCCTTCACAGGTCGGCTCCTGCCATGCCTCTGGGGCAAAGTCTTCCTCAAACTCCCTGAGCAGAGCCACGTGCCTTCCCTCCAGCTCCTGCAGCTCTTTAAGAGTCCTGTTCTAGCACTTTCTTCCACTTCTCTCCCCATGAAGCCAATACAGTTTAACAGTTGGCCCCAGATCTGAGTGACATCACACACATCTACCTGACGCCCACCTAAAACACAGGAAACACACGACAATGCTGGCTGGCTAAGGGCAGGGGTGCTTGCTTTGGAACAAAGGCTATCAAATGTTGGGGTGGATCACAGCTAGCTCGTTAAAATGGGGCTGCTTGGGCTCTGGCACGTGGCTCCACTGACTCAATCTCCGGGGAGGAGGTACAGGGCATCATCTGACTTGAGAGCTCCCACTGGGTGAATGAGGACACCGGGTGATGCTGAAGGCCCCTTCCAATCCTGGGATTCTACAGGGTACCAACATACTCACTCACTCTCCCTTCTGTGCCTTGTTCCACATTTGTGAAATAGAGCTAATAACCCATGCCTGCCAGCCTCAGAGGGTTGCTGGTTAAAAACAAGTAAGTTAGGGGGTACTTGGagggctcagatggttaagtgtctgactcctgatttcggttcaggtcatgatctcacggttcgtgagttcaagccccacatcgg
Coding sequences:
- the LRCH4 gene encoding leucine-rich repeat and calponin homology domain-containing protein 4 isoform X4; this encodes MAAAVAAPLAAGGEEAAATTSVPGSPGLPGSRSAERALEEAVATGTLNLSNRRLKYFPRGAARSYDLSDITQADLSRNRFPEVPEAACQLVSLEGLSLYHNCLRCLNPALGNLTALTYLNLSRNQLSSLPPYICQLPLRVLIVSNNKLGALPPDISALGSLRQLDVSGNELQSLPTELCSLPSLRDLSVRRNQLSTLPDELGDLPLVRLDFSCNRVSRIPVSFCRLRHLQVILLDSNPLQSPPAQICLKGKLHIFKYLSTEAGRRGGSALGDLAPSRPPSFSPCPAEDLFPGRRYDGGLDSGFHSVDSGSKRWSGNESTDEFSELSFRISELAREPRGPRERREDGSADGDPEQIDFIDSHVPGEDEERGAAEEPRPPELSPVAGDREKAPNSRREEPAGEERRRPDTLQLWQERERRQQQQQQQHSGAWGAPRKDSFVKLGVRAAGGGPAASSTQASYNGMPKSSATQLGASGGQGAPPAPAPTPASQEPLPAAGPATVPAPRPLGSIQRPNSFLFRSSSQSGSGPSSPDSAVRPRRPPQLLDEKELMAQLRQVMESRLQRPLPEDLAEALANGVILCQLANQLRPRSVPFIHVPSPAVPKLSALKSRKNVESFLEACRKMGVPEESLCQPHHILEEEGAPGRGLPYIAAVVHALLERP
- the LRCH4 gene encoding leucine-rich repeat and calponin homology domain-containing protein 4 isoform X3; the encoded protein is MAAAVAAPLAAGGEEAAATTSVPGSPGLPGSRSAERALEEAVATGTLNLSNRRLKYFPRGAARSYDLSDITQADLSRNRFPEVPEAACQLVSLEGLSLYHNCLRCLNPALGNLTALTYLNLSRNQLSSLPPYICQLPLRVLIVSNNKLGALPPDISALGSLRQLDVSGNELQSLPTELCSLPSLRDLSVRRNQLSTLPDELGDLPLVRLDFSCNRVSRIPVSFCRLRHLQVILLDSNPLQSPPAQICLKGKLHIFKYLSTEAGRRGGSALGDLAPSRPPSFSPCPAEDLFPGRRYDGGLDSGFHSVDSGSKRWSGNESTDEFSELSFRISELAREPRGPRERREDGSADGDPEQIDFIDSHVPGEDEERGAAEEPRPPELSPVAGDREKAPNSRREEPAGEERRRPDTLQLWQERERRQQQQQQQHSGAWGAPRKDRSAACTADPTSPLLSSFVKLGVRAAGGGPAASSTQASYNGMPKSSATQLGASGGQGAPPAPAPTPASQEPLPAAGPATVPAPRPLGSIQRPNSFLFRSSSQSGSGPSSPDSAVRPRRPPQLLDEKELMAQLRQVMESRLQRPLPEDLAEALANGVILCQLANQLRPRSVPFIHVPSPAVPKLSALKSRKNVESFLEACRKMGVPEESLCQPHHILEEEGAPGRGLPYIAAVVHALLERP
- the LRCH4 gene encoding leucine-rich repeat and calponin homology domain-containing protein 4 isoform X2, with protein sequence MAAAVAAPLAAGGEEAAATTSVPGSPGLPGSRSAERALEEAVATGTLNLSNRRLKYFPRGAARSYDLSDITQADLSRNRFPEVPEAACQLVSLEGLSLYHNCLRCLNPALGNLTALTYLNLSRNQLSSLPPYICQLPLRVLIVSNNKLGALPPDISALGSLRQLDVSGNELQSLPTELCSLPSLRDLSVRRNQLSTLPDELGDLPLVRLDFSCNRVSRIPVSFCRLRHLQVILLDSNPLQSPPAQICLKGKLHIFKYLSTEAGRRGGSALGDLAPSRPPSFSPCPAEDLFPGRRYDGGLDSGFHSVDSGSKRWSGNESTDEFSELSFRISELAREPRGPRERREDGSADGDPEQIDFIDSHVPGEDEERGAAEEPRPPELSPVAGDREKAPNSRREEPAGEERRRPDTLQLWQERERRQQQQQQQHSGAWGAPRKDSFVKLGVRAAGGGPAASSTQASYNGMPKSSATQLGASGGQGAPPAPAPTPASQEPLPAAGPATVPAPRPLGSIQRPNSFLFRSSSQSGSGPSSPDSAVRPRRPPQLLDEKELMAQLRQVMESRLQRPLPEDLAEALANGVILCQLANQLRPRSVPFIHVPSPAVPKLSALKSRKNVESFLEACRKMGVPEADLCSPSDLLQGTAQGLWTTLEAVKRVGGRAPPPLWPPSGLGGFIFFYVVLMLLLYVVYTRLLGS
- the LRCH4 gene encoding leucine-rich repeat and calponin homology domain-containing protein 4 isoform X1, which translates into the protein MAAAVAAPLAAGGEEAAATTSVPGSPGLPGSRSAERALEEAVATGTLNLSNRRLKYFPRGAARSYDLSDITQADLSRNRFPEVPEAACQLVSLEGLSLYHNCLRCLNPALGNLTALTYLNLSRNQLSSLPPYICQLPLRVLIVSNNKLGALPPDISALGSLRQLDVSGNELQSLPTELCSLPSLRDLSVRRNQLSTLPDELGDLPLVRLDFSCNRVSRIPVSFCRLRHLQVILLDSNPLQSPPAQICLKGKLHIFKYLSTEAGRRGGSALGDLAPSRPPSFSPCPAEDLFPGRRYDGGLDSGFHSVDSGSKRWSGNESTDEFSELSFRISELAREPRGPRERREDGSADGDPEQIDFIDSHVPGEDEERGAAEEPRPPELSPVAGDREKAPNSRREEPAGEERRRPDTLQLWQERERRQQQQQQQHSGAWGAPRKDRSAACTADPTSPLLSSFVKLGVRAAGGGPAASSTQASYNGMPKSSATQLGASGGQGAPPAPAPTPASQEPLPAAGPATVPAPRPLGSIQRPNSFLFRSSSQSGSGPSSPDSAVRPRRPPQLLDEKELMAQLRQVMESRLQRPLPEDLAEALANGVILCQLANQLRPRSVPFIHVPSPAVPKLSALKSRKNVESFLEACRKMGVPEADLCSPSDLLQGTAQGLWTTLEAVKRVGGRAPPPLWPPSGLGGFIFFYVVLMLLLYVVYTRLLGS